From Quercus robur chromosome 8, dhQueRobu3.1, whole genome shotgun sequence:
TTACACTCCAAAGTGTAATCTGGACTTGCAGACATGAGAGGAAAATTACAGAAAAGGAGTGATTTGAATTTGAGCCTTGTAACTTGACCATGAAACATGCCCAGCAGTGCCACACACACTAAAATCAATGCCAAAGGCCATTTCATCAAATATATTAGGccatctaattaaattcatcataAATTTTTCAATGCAAAAGTTGTACAACACTTAGAAATAGCATTGTCAGATCTCATGATTCAAaatcaatcattaaaaaaatttcagcattGTGAGACCTGCTAAATTTAATGTCACAATTATTTTTTGCAACATATCTGAATAAGATTGAATATAACCACCAACAAATATGGCATCAACAAGCTCCTAGAGAAGGCAAAAGAACAAACTGTACTAATTTAATCCTTTATAACTAGTGTCAGAAGTAAGAATTTAAATACGCTATTTAGAAGAGAAcctcaacaaaaacaaatatgaaTATTAGTGATATAATCATAACCAACACAATAGAGCCAAACACCAGAAATTGGAAGGTATACTTGTCCTGACCTGGCAACTCGTTCCTAGCAGCACCTTCCTCAAGTGTAGCTGAGCCATTGACCAGGTTTCTGCTTACAGGATCTGAAAgcataaaataatgaaaataattacCTAACCCATATGAAAAACTTGAAGCAACTTAATTTGATAAATCAGGAATCATGCCTATTACCAGACACTGAGTTTGGAGGGACTTTCTTGTGGAAGTAGTAGACCTGCTCAAAGTGATAAAGCAACGATAGATAGTACTTGCGTAAGACAAATGATGCGCTGGTAATTGTCGATGGGAAATTGAATGCAACAATTACTTCTTTCCATTTACGATCTCTAATTACCTGCAACAAGTTCAAgagtatttaaatttaaaaaaaaaaaaaaaagatctcgGAAATAAGAAAATATGAATGTAAAATATCCTCAACATTAATAAACTATGATATGGATCAAGTTGCACCCATCCAAAAATCTGTATTCTGACTTAGGACTTTGATTGGGACAAGTTAAAGTTTCAAGTCATCCCAGCATCACAGTCAGCAGTAAGCATAGCCCCCTTCATCAcatttaaatttcttttgaaaggaaaatataaaaataacaaaaaggaagtcctttcttttttgagaaacacaaaAAGGAAGTCAGTTAAGGTATTATCAGAAGAAAACCACGCTTGACGGCATACTTTGATCAAATCAATGAATTATAAGGTTTTGAACACTGAACATTTTTTTGACACCAGTTTTGTCTCAAATTTAATATTGCAAACAGAATCTGATTACAACACaggaaaaaaggaaatataCCTTTTCAAGGCCACCACGAGATGTGACTTCAACAAAGAGGCGATATAGATCTAGCCCCTTTCCTCCTACGGTAGGAACCCTATACAAGCAAAAGGCATTGAAGAACATCAATCACTTCCCAATCCATTTTCTGTATTTCCTACACTCTACAATGTGTTCCTAGAAGGTTAGGCAAGCGTACAGAAAGGAAACAGGATATGCCGCTAGCAGGTGGGGAGAGGTTTACAACACATAATAGAATCATCACAGAAGAGTATAATAAAACCAATACATATTTAATTATGTTCATCAGTAGACCAAACAATCTTGGAACAGTAAGAGTTTTACAAACTCAACTAGCTTTATATGATTATATCTAATAGCCAATCGTGGTAGGTCCTTTACTTCATTTAAAGAATGAAGGTAGAAATATCATTCACCTAATCACGTTCTTATAGAAGCAAATATTTAGTAGCCCATAATTTGTAACCTATTGTGGATTCACGTATTAAAGCTCATGAAAAAcacttcttcttttatatatctTTCTTCAATGGAAAATTACAAGACCATTTTCCACCATTTCACTAACAGTTGTACATAGCTTTTGGTGGTTTATGCCCAGAGAATAACACCAAGAAGCTGTAGTAAGAGATACAACAAAAGAATTAGCCATTTCTTCGCCATGTTGTGAAATCATCAATTTCTAACAATGTTCCAGAACTTGTGCTATAAAAGGGCAgggaaaaaatattaacaaaaaagaataaaccaCTCATCAAAGGGCAGTCCCACTGTAAGCAGCATCAACCACTCCAATAAAACtggttttttctcttttcagaAAAAGAATAGAATTTTAGAGGACCAAATTATTCAGCAATTACTAAACTAGAGAGGTCTTTAACACAATCCACAAAGAAGATATAGGATTCCATACAGAACTTTATATTGATTTCTGAATTTGCTCATCTGTAACTATGATGATAACTCAGAGCAATGTAAAGATTGGCACAACATGGCATGAATATTTTTCAAGAGtagtatttttacaaaaatttcaaacatatgaaagagagagagaaagccaTTGGTCCTAATTTCCTATGCAATATCAAAATTACATTAGCCATATCCAAGATGCtggtacaatatatatatatatatatatattaattaaatcttaACTAGTTCCTTGAGTTAATTCCCAgtaatttcaaaaacaaaatatatcttaaTTGTGATGCTTGTCCAATCACAAATCTTCAAAAGTTGGAGATAAGAGGAAAGGGCAACAGATTTTGTTCACTAAAGAACtggaaaattttaatacaataaaaGATCATTATTACATGGCCTAACAGAAAATGATGCTTGTTCAAACACAGATCTTGAAAATATTAGACACAGGAAAGGGCAACATACTTATAGTCACTAAACAACTTGAAAATTTTAGTACTGTTAGATCTTATATACACTGTACTTCAACATCAagggccattttttttttaaaaggaatgaGAATCCAACATATACAAATAGATCATGGCAACATGATAAGAGGGCACAATGAGCTTAAAAcatatgtcattaaaaaattgaaactaaatAGCAAAAGCACAAGAACCCAGTTCATTAACTGAaccagaaaacaaaaaaacaagaacCCATctgagaaaataaacaaaaacaggACACAAATCAGTTAAAAGGGTATACAGAGAAACAAACTTACACGAATTTGGTTCCAAAGGATTGGTGAAAAGCTTGGAGCTTTTCCCAGAAAAGGTCCAAACTTTGAGCCACTTCCTCATAGGAAGCCGTGGCTAAAGGATAAGACTTTGTGGCTGTGGTGACTGATAATTGCCCATTTGAACTCTCAGTGAGAGGCTgttgtcgttgttgttgttgttgttgttgaagctGAGCTGAAATAACTGAAGGGTTCTCAGTACTtgttgttggtgttggtgtAGTTGGGTCCTCGGACACATGGTGATAATGGGTCGACATTTTTGGTCACAGAGATATAggtaaaagaatcaaaagatggATTTTCTACTCCTACCTGAACATACCAATTACCAGCTTatcaaaaatagataacaatATTAGATTATTATACgactatgtatatatatatactatgaTGATAAAACCAaagtcttctttttttgttttttttaattgttgttgttttgttgatGTTGGGTGTAAAATAAGGAAGAACAGATTGGCTTAAGAAGGGTAAAGTAAGTAAAGATGGTGACTTTTTTATGTTGagctaattattattattattctatcaaaaaattaatattatattttatatggttgccaaaataaagagaataaagaattctggattttttttttagaaaccaagGCGGTGTTTGGGGGAATAGTTTGAATAATgatatttggatgtttttaataTACGTGAgtgaaaaaaatgtgtgaaaaaatatataaatatatttaaaatacaccaaaaaaaaatgcttaaaatacCCTACCAGACGGACCTCAATTTTGGACCAGGCAAAAATAAGGAAGACGTGTTAGATTTCAAGTAGAATAAGCATAAAAGTGAAATGACAGTAAGAAGATTAGCAAGATCCTAATCCTTCACAGAAATGACACGTATGGATCAATTAATTGCTTGGTCTGACAGATAAAAAGAACTCTTCTCTCTGTTTGAATtatttgctctcttttttttttctttttctttttttgaattgtgAATTAGGGACCACTGTGTTAGAGGGGGTTTTACCTAGATAAATTTGATTAAGGACATTTGAagtacttttaagttttaagatcaattcaagcaaagaaaaaaaaaggttttaagatcaagatttagtttttaatttttaagtttaagttAAGATACATTCAAAGCTCTATTTCACTTTTTATcgcaaaaatctttttttttttggagaaactttATCACAAAAATCAAGAGTGAAGATATATTAGGTTCCAATTGATAACTTAATGGTATTGGTATAGtctaaaaagaaaatccaacttttggagaaactaaaattttcttacttgaaaaatgaaaatgaatttttacAAATCTTACTTAACTAATGAGATCTACTCTCTATTTTACATAACAAAGTCTGATAATCATAATTAGGCAGCAAACTCTAACAAACTAACAACTAATATATCTGTTAAATAAGTTGTCAACATGTGTACAAAGCCGTTGCATAAGGCTAACAAATTCTATTGTGTGAAACAGTGCATTTTGTGTTAACGAATACCGTCATTTATGTATCAAACATCTTCAAAATTATGCAACTTGTCATGTATTACGACATTGTTTAGTTAAGTGGCATCGACATTGTTTTATGTTTGAAGTGTCTATTTCTGAGAATGAAATTGTTTTAATATGCCATTTGCtagttttgtttggtttttttatttttattttttaatttggttgcTTTAAAAGGTTGAAAAAACACATTGTATCATGGTAAAATTGTTTGAGCAAAGAATTTAGAACACATTGTATCATGGtataatttggtttttatttatatttttgttttccatgTCTCACCCATGCCCGCTGAGGTTCATTAGTAGCTAGTAGGTAGGTCATATTGTCATAACTGTCATTGTCATAAGCATTTCTCGGCCTTGGTTGAATCATACTTGTCTTGTTTCTATAAGGCTTTGTGTttacctccaaaaaaaaaaaaaaagatacatgtacaaacttttacaaaataaaaattggcaaTGAAGTGGCTTGATAAAAACGAGCTAGAGaggaaaataagattttttttaagaatttgtgcAAGTGGTAAGGAAGATATCTTCAacctgttaaaaaaaatttaattagtatttttttcgaagaaatttttttaaattaaaatggtaGGAAAAGTTCCACAACTTTAAGAGCAAGTTTAGTAGAAATAACCATACCAAAGAATTTATATACAAAGAACCTTACTAAAAATTGAGAGAATTGGATTAAAAGGGATTCGATCTCTCGGACAAATCAACTTcggttatttttatttctaggGTCTAGGTGTAgacataacataataaataaggATTTTTAGTAGTTATTTCTCTAATATTTacttagagtttttttttttttgagaatcatttaCTTAGAGTTCAATTGGGAATATTAACATATTCCCATTGtagtaattttgtaatttgatagGACCCTTAGTATTTTGGCATTTTCAGTGCCCCCAAGGCTATACCAAGTTGCCGAGATCATGGGCTGTTCCGAGTAAATGTATCCCCGACCAAGTCATACCTGATCGGTATGGGCTTGTCTATCATGCATCCAAAACAAAATGGGCTTGCCATTAGACTTGGGCTCGATGATATTCCCAGAGTTTGTTTGggccaaggcccaaggcccaatggGCCCGGGACCATGTCCCgtacaataataataaacaaatgttttgtatatttaatatattgcaTTTTAAataggttttatatatatatatatatatatatatattcccagAAGCAAAAATGAAATTGCGTTTTAATCGTGGGTTGCTCACAAGAGTTTTTCTTATATGTTACTTGGCATATCATTAtatgaaaatttgagaaattCCCTTTCACTGCATTAATCCATTTCAAGTGTAAATAAGCAATTTGATGTTTGAACCCAAAGCTGTACGAAGTCAAGAGGGAAAGCTAGGAGACTGAAGGAGACTCCCTAATGTAATTAGGATACGGGCAcagataaaaataaagaataagtaggggtgtcaaatgggtgggtttggggtgggcataattaggttgggtatataaaactcatttacccattaaaactcatttaactaattacttctaactcaaatccaacccaacccaactatTATGGGTAAatcccaacccacccaattacccaattaccaaaatcaccaaaatgccactaaagtaaaaataaccaaagtactctaaaaatattaaacaaatttcTTGTACTTTCCCACACTTTCTCACCTACCAAATAGTTGAAATCtaccaaaaataagaaaaatacaaaaaagccCTAAAAAAATCTTACCccaaatcaaagaaataaataaataaaaaactattgagtttttttttttttttttttaaaatccaacaaattttcTATACATTTTTTCCCCCACAAATAATCAACTACATAAATTCCACCAGCCAAACAACCGTTACTTTCCTAGTAACCAAACAACTTTTCTTTACCCTTTCATAATTTtcccaacaaacaaaacaatttccaCACATTACACCCTTCTCCATCACCAAACTCCATGACAATTCAACGGAGATGCAAGCTTCAAACCCAGCGTGGAGCATAGGGAATACACAAAAAGGATGGATGGTCCAATGTCTTCGGATTCATGGAGGATTAAGATATCATCAGTGATCAAAACAGAGTCGTTTTGAGACAAGAAAACCAATTTGCATATTGCCGAGTACTCCCCTCTTTGGTCTATAACTACCATCTCTTGCGCTCCGCCGCCTCCGCCTCCATCCTTCATCGCTACTGCTAGGTCCTCCGCCACCGCGGCCGTTGATGTTGATGACGACGAGTCGACGACGATGGTTGTGATGGCTCTAATGATTAGACGAGTGCAGAAGATGACGATGAGACCACCTCAGGTGAACTCTGAAGCTTTGAAGCTGTTGGGTTTTCGATTAAAACGTGATAGGAGGCTGAGAAATGAGGGAAAATGAAACGTCTGAgagctgggttttttttttttttttttttttttaagggaaggACTAGGTTGAATTTAGGTATattgttttttggttaaatgGAGCTCAATggatttttagttaaaacctaATAATTACTGGGTTTAATTGGGTTGATActcatttaacccaattaataattgggtaggtttgggtttaattaaagTGGGTGAGTTTGGACGGGCATATAGGTTTGGACatattttgccacccctaagaATAAGGCAATACTAGATATCTATCAAAAAtcttatgtatattttttaggtacaatatcaaaattaagaaatagtATATTTTAAAGACTTTTTTCTGGgcatattttattataaatttttaaataaaatatgaccATTAAAGTCTTCAGAAACAGGTATCTAAAAtcaaatgaattttttcaaataaacatAATAGTATATTTTCCTCGAACACAGGAGTGTCCCTACGTGTCTGAGTTAAACATGTGTATGACACGGCTAAACCTACCATTTTGAAGTATCCGTGGTTACTGGTTAACTAGCGAAATATAGATCGATCCAAAGCCACACAAGGCACAGGGTGAGGGAGAGCCTCTCTGCCCTGTGTCATTTTCTTCAAAGGGAAGATTGCGTTCCTCTCTTGTGAATTTATGATCTAAAGTTCAGATAAACCATAGATGATGCTctacattttgaaattttattcttgATAAGAGatcaactatatatatagcaaGTAGGTAAAAGATGACATAAAATACCATCAGTAAAGAGAAAGCACAACCCTTATCCAATTATCTCCTCCATGCAAACCAAAATATAAAAGCATACATGAAAATGAAACTAAAAACAACAtaacaaagaaattaaataacCTCCCCAACTAAAAAACATACACTATACAAATTCCAAAGTTACAGACCGATTAAAACAGAAATCAACAAAAGGGTAGCAGTGGCACAGGCACATAGCTAGAGatagaaaaatgacaaaattctTCAGTCAAAGAACTTGGGATCATAGCCGTTGCTAGTGGTGGCCAAGATATAATAAGCAACTATGTGACCAATAGAACCCCAAGCCAAGACATCCACGATGTTAAACCCAACTGGGTCATTGGATTTGAGGAGGCTAACGTACTCTTTAGCACGAGTGTCACCAGCTTCGAAGTGGGTCACACCGTTTTGCTCAGGCACTTGTTTGGCCACGTTCTCTCTTTGGAAGTTGAAGAACACAAACCTTCCTAAGAAGAGTGATAGCCCTGTGCTCAAGCTTATCACAAGGGGTGCACTCAGCTCTGCCTTCACAACATTTCTTCTGGGTGTGGTGGTAACGACTTTTGTGCTTGACTTGGTTTTTGGGAGCCTTGTGATGAGGGGCTTGAGGCCTTGGAAGGATATGTTGGATGGAGAGAGGTGGgaattgtggtgcctttggaggGTAGGTGAGAAGGTTGGGGTGGAGAACAAGGTGGAGGAAGAGGCTGCCATTTGTGTGTTTAATTTGGGGAGGTCTAGATATGCTAAGATTATTATGAGAAATTGAAGATGAGATTGTGTGCTAGACTAGTagaagtagtagtagtagtgtCAAGTGTGGTTTAAGAATTAGGATCATGTAGTTCAATTGTGGTGGACATGAGGAAGTGGGAGAGATTGTGAGGATGGGAATCAAGAGAGAGAGGATTTTGGAAGGTGAGTTGGACTTCATTGATTGGTTACTTATGGATTagagattttttctttctcagttGGTATTGTAGAACTTTCGGCAGAGTAAACTAAATGTAAGCGTGTTATATATTTATTGCAAAGCTATGATAACAAAGGATCCGTGGCGCAATGGTAGCGCGTCTGACTCCAGATCAGAAGGTTGCGTGTTCGATTCACGTCGGGTTCAATCCCCTCAATTTgaacggattttttttttttttttttttaaatttttccgTAGCATTAGCATTATTACTTGTAGCGGTTCTTTATTGGATGTGACACTGTGTTCTTTGAATATTTAAGCGCTCACACGTGCATAATAGACACTATTCATTTGACCTAAAAATGACCtatattaataagtttataATAATTATCCAAATTTAAATGGTTACTGTaacaaacttgtaaatttatattgacactattcattttgcatttagtttttttattatttctttacatATCACAAGAATGATGGAAAAGAATAAATGGTGGTTGTTGACTTgttgtatgtgaagaaagttaaacaattttaagaattaatattttaattaaatgtaatgtaaaatagataatatgatgtggggagcattcacatcaatctGGTGCGAGTGCTAATTTtccgtctattttacactaagaatctactttttctattttacaataccactttttcaaaacacacacatcagtttatctattttacaatttactctatttaaataatattatttattaatatttctatttcatttatatttctctctttttatctgAACCGtatctctcactctcaaatATCAATTCCAAAAGTATCTCTCTCAATCCTCCCTTAACTATCTTCCTCTCTCAAACACTCACACACGGCAACAGATTCGGTGGCAGAGTGGCAACAAATCGGTGGCAGAGTGGCAACAAATCGGTGGCAACAGATCGGCGGCAACAATGGCCTCGTTGGTTTTTTCACGAGGGTTTtctgttgggtttggttttgattttggtttgggatggttttttggtgggtttgaattgattttgagttgggtttccCGGTgagttttgattgattttgagttgggttttccAGTGAGTTTggcttgattttgagttgggttttctaattgcttgtgttgattttggtttaattttccGTTGATTTTGAGTCAACTATGTGGTGGATTATCAACTGTTCAAATGATTTGTGTTGGTGGTAGGtgcggtggtggtggtagtgctACTACATTGGTGGTTGGGTGGTTATCATtggcttcttccttcttcttcttatgtTTTGCTAAGTTGTTGTGAACATTAGGGATAACGTAGTTGGATAGAGgagagataaaaataataataaagaatcaTTATACATAGCTACAGTAACCATGCAAATATACATAGTTACTGTAGCAAATGCGCAaatatacacatttttacacccactgatgtgggtaGTTTTAGAggaaaattgtgtaaattttgtCACTTATTGCATTTTAGAAGCACTtgtgtggatgctcttagtgaatgtataattgtgtaaatttacaagaTTACTGTAAATTTACACAGTTATTGTAGCAAgcttgtaaatttacattgacactattctttttacatttacttttttattatttctttacatATCACAAGGATGATGGAAAAGAGTGGATGATGGTTGTTGACTTATTgtatgtgaagaaagagaaacaatttaaaaaattaatatttttatgaaatgtaatgtaaaataaataatctgatGTATGGAGCATTTGCATCAGTCGGGTGCAAATGctaattaaaatagacaaaaaattttgCACTAGCTTATGCAAATGCTCTAAGCATGGATACAGACATTAACACGAACAACACTAGACATCtcaattcttgaaaaattagaTCAAACCTAATAgctatcaaaaattttaaaaatatttataaaattaaaaataattcctaACAAAATGGGGATATACATATGTAGAAGTGTCCCTAACGCGTCCATGTCCATGCTTCTCAAAATTTAACTAAGCAATGCATTAAGGAAATAACTTTAATTGCATAACGGAGATAagtatacaaaataaaattagggtACTACaattttttgggttcaaatcaCTAAAATGCTCTcaaatcaaatgtgagaaagcATGCGCGAAGATTAGGATttaactactccccctttttttctctctctatggTCTCTCTACTAAGAAACTAGAAAGTAGAACATATGTTATCTTCTTCGGAATGATAATTTGCTCCCTCTAATAACAAGGTTATTGGTAGGGCTTGTTGGTTTTTTTCCTTATTGGGGTGGGAAACATTGTCAATTTAGTCATCAATTTTCTTTGTCAATCtgtcttttcttttccaatcaAGTGTCATGTGTCTTCTACCTCTGCACCATGGAAGACATGCTAAAACATTGGAAAAAATTCTCCCTCACTGATACAGAAGAAGCCAAGATTAATCTAAAGAAATCCAAGAATCTGATTAGTTGGGAACATGTACTTGCAGCAAAATTTATGACAAGAAAAGCCCTCAATGTAGAAGCTATTAGTAGAATTTTCAAGCCACTTTAGGGGGCTCAAAAAGATTTCAAATTTAGAAAGGT
This genomic window contains:
- the LOC126694082 gene encoding photosystem I reaction center subunit V, chloroplastic, with the translated sequence MAASSSTLFSTPTFSPTLQRHHNSHLSPSNISFQGLKPLITRLPKTKSSTKVVTTTPRRNVVKAELSAPLVISLSTGLSLFLGRFVFFNFQRENVAKQVPEQNGVTHFEAGDTRAKEYVSLLKSNDPVGFNIVDVLAWGSIGHIVAYYILATTSNGYDPKFFD
- the LOC126694081 gene encoding high mobility group B protein 10-like, whose product is MSTHYHHVSEDPTTPTPTTSTENPSVISAQLQQQQQQQRQQPLTESSNGQLSVTTATKSYPLATASYEEVAQSLDLFWEKLQAFHQSFGTKFVVPTVGGKGLDLYRLFVEVTSRGGLEKVIRDRKWKEVIVAFNFPSTITSASFVLRKYYLSLLYHFEQVYYFHKKVPPNSVSDPVSRNLVNGSATLEEGAARNELPASPILSPGCSVTGTIDGKFDSGYLVTVNLGTDQLKGVLYHIPLNVSKSSYSLTKPTRRSRKRSRLALRDPSRPKSNRSGYNFFFAEHYARLKPLYYGQEKAISKKIGLLWTNLTEAEKQVYQEKGLRDKERYRTEMLEYKSSYDSTPH